Genomic DNA from Vanrija pseudolonga chromosome 3, complete sequence:
gacaatgGTGGCGTGCGAGGGAAGAATACATCAGCACCGTTGTGCGTCGGATGCGGGGACGTGGTCTCCGCCTCtccgacgccaacgacgccgtGTATGCTTTCcgctcggcgctgctccGAGGTGGCCGCGTGGCTGACATCCTCGGTGGGTTGTGAGGCGGCCGGAGCTGACGCGCAGGTGATGTCACAGACAGGGCGGGCACCCCCGAGGAGATTGACCGCCTGAAGGCGGTGATTAGGAGCCTGGTGGACCCCGGCCGTGCCGTTGTGCAAACTCTCTGGTAACAATGCTGCCGGGTGCGAGGTGGCGGTAGCTGCTTTTTGGGTTTATTTATGCAGAGTTGTTGCACCTGATTGTCTTGCGTCCCACCACTCGAGGTTGGATTGGTGCCACGAGAATCCGGCGTACACCGTGGTGAGGCACTGAGGGAGAGTGGCGCTACATTTGTGTGCCGAAGGGCGCTGGGGGCAGATgatgcgtgtgtgtgtggctTTCtgcccgacctcgccgatAAGTCGCCCCACTCGGGTCTGGATGGGGAGGGCGGagggcgtgcgtgcgtcaTAGGCGTATGGGCGAGAGCTCGCACACGACATGGCTGAGCATACCCCGAAACGGATGGATACTTAACCCATCctaccaccgccgccacccctcTCGTCACCCACTCTCCCACGTACCGACATGAGCTCACCCATCCCCACCATCGTGAGCCTTCAGCCAACACTGCTGACCTCACTGACCTTCCCCTCCCAGACGGTCAAGCTCGagcccggcgtcgaggtccgCGCCTCACGCGAGAGCACAGTCCTCACTGTTAAGACCGAgcgcccaagcccaccgccgacctcggcgtcgtcgcgcgccgcgtcaagCCAGCCGAGCGTGGTAAGTCTCACCACAGAAAGCGGCTCACATCAGCGCTCCACCCCAGCACCACGCACTCGGCCTCCAATCTCTGCCTCCCGACCGACCTTCTCGAACCGCGGGTCCACTCCGCGCAAGCGCAGCTCGGCTACGCCGACCCCGCTCCGCAGCTTCAAGGCGCCACCTGCGCCCGTTCGCACGAAGCCCACAACGCCCCCGAGCAGGCCACGCCCCTTCGGCTTCGGGTCCAACGCCACGCCTGGGCCCAGCCGCCCGCGGGGCGCACCGTCTATCGTGAGTTGAAgtcagcggcgtcgctcACGTCAggcatcctcctcctcgcgcgcggcatcaGTGACGTCgcactcgtcgtcctcctcccgtGCTTCGTCGATGACGGCGGAGTCCGAGAGGACTTGGCGtgcggcgtcgctcgcgtcctTCGACGATTcggtcgcgcagcgccggcCCACACCCCTCCCGCGCATtcgcgagccgcgcgccccAGTCGCCCCTCCTCCGCTGCTCCCTCTCCTGCCTGACGGGCTTCAGACCCAGTTGGCAAACTTCGTCGCTGCGATCGGCGACTTCGCCGACAAgttcggcgacgacaacgcggTTGTAGCGGATCAGCGCCAGGACCTCACTCTCCAGGTCCTCGACGCTCTCTTCACCGGTGATGCTGAGGCGTCAGTGCCGGCCGATATTGTGGTCAAGCGCGGTAAGTGGCCCCCGTGCGTGCACGGCTAATGGACTCTCCCAGGTGCTGGCGCCGATATCGCGCTCAACACCGTCTCCAGGACCCTGCGCAGCCTGGACAGCGTGCTTCGCCACACCACGAGGGGCGCCCTCAGGGGCTACCCGAGCGACAGCGCCCCTCCTCGtgcgagcgaggaggcgaggcagCGCTCGTGGTGGAACACCTACCAGGTGTTCATCACCCAAGTGGTGGATGGGGAGGGCACCAGGGACCTGCGAGCCGGCGATGTCGATGAGATCATCTTTGCCTTCGGCTCCATGTGGCTCGAAGACGCCCGCGTCAAGAGCGCCCTTCGTGAGTTGACATCTTCgctgaggctgaggctgaCGATAGTCGCCGCTGTCCAGAGAGAGGGCACGCCAGGCGACCTGAGGCTCATGAGGCGTCTCATTTCGGCCATTGTGGGTATTGGTGGTACTGTGGCCAAGAGTATCTGGAGGTAGCGTACATCAAATGATGCTTGCGATATGTGCAGGAAGATACTATGCAGAAGGGTGGTGTCTGGTTGCGAGGCTCTCGGTTGTTGGCTCGCAGGCTGGGGTGCCACCTTGGTCGACCGTGGGAAACTTGCCACTAAACCGTGCCCAAAAGTTGAGAACCACTGCCGGCCCATCACGCCGCAACCTCCATCTCATCGTCTCCATCCCGCCAAGCGCCGCTCAACAACGACTACAACagcggcaagctcgacggcgagacaCCCAAACACCGCGCACACACCATGAAGGCAAACTACGTCTTCCAAAACCTGTGCGGCACCGTCTACCGCCAGGGCAACGTGCTCTTCACCCCCGATGGCAACAGCGTCCTCTCGCCTGTCGGGAACCGCGTGAGCGTGTTCGACTTGATCAAGTGGGTTGGGAGGGGAAGCATGGTGGTGGATAATGTACTGACATCCCCAGTAACAAGTCGCGCACGCTCCCGTTCGAGAACAGGAAGAACATTGCGTGTATCGGCCTGTCACCCGATGGCCAGGTGCTCATCTCTATTGACCAGGGTGGGTTCACGCCTCTTTGGATACGCTAACCCGCTTCAGatggccgcgcgctcctcgttcACTTCCGCAAGGGCACCGTCCTTCACCACATGAACTTCCAGAAGCCCGTCTCGACCATCTCGTTCGCCCCGAACGGCAAGTACTTTGCCATCGGCCACGGCAACCACATCCAGGTGTGGAACACGCCGTCGCATCTCGCAAGGGAGTTTGCGCCGTTCGTCCTGCACCGCGAGTACACTGGCCACCAGGATGAGGTGACGAGCATCTACTGGAGCCGCTCGAGCAAGTGGGTAACATCATCGCCGGAAGAATCTGACCCGCCAGGTACTTCCTTACAACGTCCCGCGACATGACTGCGCGCCTGTACACCCTCGACCCGCTCGAGGGCTTCAAGCCCAAGTCGTTTGGCGGGCACCGTGATGTTGTCATCGGCGCCTGGTTCTCGGAGGACGAGAAGACTGTGAGCTTACCACTTCTGACctgagctgacgccagatctACACCGTttcgcgcgacggcgccgtcttCACCTGGAACGCCAAGAAGACGACTGCggaggacgactcggacgtgGAGATGGATGTGCTCGACTTGCcttcgacgtcggcgtccgcaGCCACCGTTGCCGAGTTCGCGCCTGCGTACACTCGTTGGGGCATCACCACCCGTCACTTCTTCAACCAGGCCAACACCAAGGTAGCCTGCGCTACCTTCCACCCTGGTACCTCTCTCCTCATTGTCGGCTTCTCCACAGGTGTCTTCGGTCTCTGGGAGATGCCCGACTTCACCCCGGTCCACACCCTGTCCATCTCGAACGAGAAGATCTCGTCAGTTGCCGTCTCGGCGTCTGGCGAGTGGCTCGCTTTCGGCGCCAGcaagctcggccagctcctcgtcTGGGAGTGGCAGAGTGAAAGCTATGTGCTCAAGCAGCAGGGTCACTACTTCGACATGAACACGCTCGCGTTCAGCCAGGATGGCCAGAACATTGCCACAGgaggcgaggacggcaaggtcaagcTGTGGAACGCGTCCAGCGGTTTCTGCTACGTCACCTTCCCGGAACATACAgcctccatctcctcggtTGAGTTCGCCAAGCAGGGCCAGGTCCtgttctcggcgtcgttggaCGGCACGGTGCGCGCCTTCGACCTGATCCGCTACCGCAACTTCAGGACATTTACCTCGCCCACGCCAGTGCAGTTCTGCTCGCTGGCCGTCGACCCCAGTGGAGAGGTTGTCTGTgccggctcgctcgacacgTTCGAGATCTACATGTGGTCTGTGCAGAcgggcaagctcctcgacatcctctcAGGTCACACCGCCCCTGTTTCCGGCCTGTCGTTCTCTCCCTCCGGCGAGCGGCTCGCTT
This window encodes:
- the SPBC713.04c gene encoding Periodic tryptophan protein 2 codes for the protein MKANYVFQNLCGTVYRQGNVLFTPDGNSVLSPVGNRVSVFDLINNKSRTLPFENRKNIACIGLSPDGQVLISIDQDGRALLVHFRKGTVLHHMNFQKPVSTISFAPNGKYFAIGHGNHIQVWNTPSHLAREFAPFVLHREYTGHQDEVTSIYWSRSSKYFLTTSRDMTARLYTLDPLEGFKPKSFGGHRDVVIGAWFSEDEKTIYTVSRDGAVFTWNAKKTTAEDDSDVEMDVLDLPSTSASAATVAEFAPAYTRWGITTRHFFNQANTKVACATFHPGTSLLIVGFSTGVFGLWEMPDFTPVHTLSISNEKISSVAVSASGEWLAFGASKLGQLLVWEWQSESYVLKQQGHYFDMNTLAFSQDGQNIATGGEDGKVKLWNASSGFCYVTFPEHTASISSVEFAKQGQVLFSASLDGTVRAFDLIRYRNFRTFTSPTPVQFCSLAVDPSGEVVCAGSLDTFEIYMWSVQTGKLLDILSGHTAPVSGLSFSPSGERLASSSWDRSVRLWGVFGRSRESEPITVSSEATALAFRPDGKELAVTTLDGQISFVDVAEGEIKSVIEGRRDISGGRKAEDRMSAANNAASKYFNSVCWTADGSCVIAGGSSKYVVIYDRADGVMVKKFQISENLSLDGTQEMLDSRRLTEAGSLDALDDNGNASDLEDRLDNSLPGAQKGDLSKRKYKRDARTNCVRFSATGRSWAAASTEGLLLYSLDESTTFDPIDLSLDLTPESTLETLAKGEHLIALVMALRLNEKPLIQRVYESIPAAEVRLVARQLPTVYVQRLLSFIAEHAESSPHVEFDLVWVAAMLTSHGRWLKERKAENASVFRALQKSVQAWESSVAKQCNDNSFTLSYLISQSKRAEVSNGNENGGIVY